A region of Reichenbachiella carrageenanivorans DNA encodes the following proteins:
- a CDS encoding (2Fe-2S)-binding protein — protein MPKIVIQNLHNKEIFIKNENKNLLDIIHENYIDWMHACGGKGRCTTCKVQVLEGMENFSEVSPAELKFRGMNRLQSNERLSCQCQVSGDVVVRVAPENKFNHIQYSD, from the coding sequence ATGCCGAAAATCGTTATACAAAACCTTCACAACAAGGAGATTTTCATCAAAAACGAAAATAAAAATCTTTTAGATATAATACACGAAAATTATATCGATTGGATGCATGCTTGTGGAGGAAAAGGTAGATGTACTACCTGTAAAGTCCAAGTGCTAGAAGGGATGGAAAATTTCTCGGAAGTATCTCCAGCAGAATTGAAATTCCGTGGGATGAACCGATTGCAAAGCAACGAAAGACTATCTTGCCAATGTCAAGTCTCAGGAGATGTAGTGGTGAGAGTGGCTCCAGAAAATAAGTTTAATCATATCCAATATTCTGACTGA